The Setaria italica strain Yugu1 chromosome IX, Setaria_italica_v2.0, whole genome shotgun sequence genome has a window encoding:
- the LOC101775149 gene encoding uncharacterized protein LOC101775149 produces the protein MRIPRSELRPVSAPFRGVIPGMQAYPLGQIDLYVMFGDHANFRTRILTFEVVDFLGSYHAILGRPCYAKFMANFELATGLANSAEVPKVGMEVAPTMPDYNESTAMSAFSPTEETKAVEIDPSNPTKAVWIETKHSAK, from the exons aTGCGCATCCCCCGGTCCGAGCTTCGACCGGTGAGCGCACCCTTCCGTGGTGTGATCCCAGGGATGCAGGCGTACCCGCTCGGGCAGATCGATCTATACGTCATGTTTGGCGACCACGCCAACTTCCGCACGAGGATCCtgaccttcgaggtggtggactTCCTAGggtcctaccatgccatcctggGGCGaccgtgctacgccaagttcatggca AACTTCGAGCTCGCCACCGGCCTTGCCAACTCCGCCGAAGTCCCAAAGGTCGGAATGGAGGTGGCACCGACAATGCCCGACTACAATGAGTCGACCGCCATGAGTGCTTTTAGTCCGACCGAGGAGACCAAGGCGGTGGAGATTGACCCCAGCAACCCAACCAAGGCGGTGTGGATCGAGACCAAGCATTCGGCCAAATAG